A segment of the Pseudoalteromonas sp. DL-6 genome:
CCGTTTTTATCTGCTAGACCCGCTTTTTGAGTAACAGCTACCAACGTCCCTGAGGTATCAAATAAATCAACAAATAAAAACGCAAAAATAACACTTAGCATAGACAGTTCAAAAGCAGCACTAAAATCAAGTTGCATGAACGTCGGCATTATTGAAGGTGGCATTGCAACAACACCATGATATTCAACTAATCCCATAGACACTGCAATCGCGGTGACAAGCAAAATACTAATAAGCACGCCGCTTTTAAAGTCGCGATAAAGTAATGCCGCAATAACAAAAAAACTAAAAATAGCTAATAACGGACCCGGTGACGTTATATCACCTAGCTGCACAAGTGTTGCAGGGCTAGATACAATAATACCAGCACTTTTAAGCGCGATAAGTGCTAAGAATGCACCAATACCGGTTGCTATTGCTTGTTTAAGCACCAGAGGGATTGCATTAATAATCCATTCACGCACCTTAAACAAGCTTAATATTAAAAATATACAGCCTGACATAAATACCGCGCCCAGCGCTGCTTGCCAGCTATAGCCCATACCTAACACAACGCCATAGGTAAAAAATGCATTTAATCCCATACCCGGTGCCAATGCCAGTGGATAATTGGCCCACAAACCCATAATAAAACACCCTATTGCAGCAGCAATACAGGTGGCAACAAA
Coding sequences within it:
- a CDS encoding NCS2 family permease, which translates into the protein MLEALFKIRANDSSVRRECIAGMTTFITMVYIVFVNPAMLAEAGMDQGAAFVATCIAAAIGCFIMGLWANYPLALAPGMGLNAFFTYGVVLGMGYSWQAALGAVFMSGCIFLILSLFKVREWIINAIPLVLKQAIATGIGAFLALIALKSAGIIVSSPATLVQLGDITSPGPLLAIFSFFVIAALLYRDFKSGVLISILLVTAIAVSMGLVEYHGVVAMPPSIMPTFMQLDFSAAFELSMLSVIFAFLFVDLFDTSGTLVAVTQKAGLADKNGNMPRLGRALSADSTATIAGAMLGTSTTTSYIESVAGVSVGGRTGLTAVVVGCCFLLMMFFAPLAQMVPAYATAGAILYVSVLMLQNLKFVNWDDMTDAIPVSVVLLMTPLTFSIAHGIALGFISYTAVKVLCGKKDQVSISVWILTALFIVKFAFLS